One stretch of Carassius gibelio isolate Cgi1373 ecotype wild population from Czech Republic chromosome B1, carGib1.2-hapl.c, whole genome shotgun sequence DNA includes these proteins:
- the LOC127948371 gene encoding uncharacterized protein LOC127948371: protein MNSLILLTMLWLIPSGALCHRYKPWSSSGSDERIYRPYFPGGHYYVRPGPLFPFLWSLLPRPVPAPAPAPAPAPAPAPSPALTPAPAATASTRPPVISTTVRGDG from the exons ATGAACAGTCTCATTTTACTGACCATGCTGTGGCTCATTCCCTCTGGAGCC CTCTGTCACCGCTATAAACCCTGGAGCTCCTCTGGCAGTGATGAG AGGATCTATAGGCCCTATTTTCCTGGAGGTCACTACTATGTGAGGCCTGGACCTCTGTTTCCCTTTCTATGGTCTCTCCTGCCTCGTCCAGTCCCGGCCCCAGCCCCGGCCCCGGCTCCGGCACCAGCCCCGGCTCCTTCCCCCGCCCTGACTCCTGCCCCAGCAGCCACAGCCTCAACCAGACCCCCAGTCATCAGCACAACTGTCCGAGGAGATGGTTGA
- the LOC127949141 gene encoding uncharacterized protein LOC127949141, giving the protein MKFQAILSMAGLLSICTCAPIYQPQIGIIGSNSNEVLRFNGLTLAGVGLGPGQGTAFFPPFLMQQQPPQVLNFNPAMQGPFLPPQINQLNPAQLPPFQQEQPIPGIIPNNGLPAQNLPPGFPFFLTNLYPLRNTPVRLTPNQNAGPSVQAQDTLQPVQPVQPIQNRGKADPKVTSAPDYRGDQTGPGTGEGRPGFPLFEPLRRFLY; this is encoded by the exons ATGAAGTTTCAGGCCATCTTATCCATGGCTGGTCTTCTCAGCATTTGCACTTGTGCTCCT ATCTACCAGCCACAAATTGGAATAATTGGAAGTAACAGTAATGAG GTTTTGCGTTTCAATGGACTCACTCTGGCAGGTGTGGGTTTGGGTCCAGGACAG GGAACTGCATTTTTTCCTCCCTTCCTGATGCAGCAGCAGCCCCCACAGGTGCTCAACTTTAACCCTGCGATGCAGGGACCATTCCTGCCAcctcaaataaaccagctgaaccCAGCACAGTTGCCCCCGTTTCAGCAGGAGCAGCCCATACCTGGCATTATTCCCAACAACGGCTTACCAGCACAGAACCTTCCTCCG GGTTTTCCGTTCTTCCTGACTAATCTATATCCTTTGAGGAACACTCCAGTAAGACTGACACCAAACCAGAACGCTGGGCCAAGTGTTCAAGCCCAGGACACCCTGCAGCCAGTGCAGCCAGTGCAGCCAATCCAG AACAGGGGAAAAGCAGACCCGAAAGTAACGTCTGCTCCTGATTACCGTGGGGATCAGACCGGTCCTGGAACTGGAGAG GGGCGTCCTGGGTTCCCACTGTTTGAGCCGCTCAGAAGATTTCTTTATTAG